ATCTAGGGATGATCGATTAAAGGACATTTTAGGATGATGTAACCCTGGCTGAAGGTCTGCCCCAACACCGATCATGGTTGCTTTTAATTCTGGATTCTTAATGGTATAAAAATGAAAGTCATCACTGCCAGACGTGATAACGGGTGGTGCAAGAACCTCTCGACCAGCAACATTCAGAATCGCTTCTTCGGCAATTGCTTCAGCATCAGCAGAAACCTCAGCACCAGGAGTAAAATCGCTCCATTTCCATTCGATTTCAACCCCATATAGGTCCTTTAAACAGTTAATTCCATGGTCAATTTGGTCCTTAAGTTTTCCGAGAACTTCATTTTTTTGTGCCCTGACATCAATGGCAAATTCCGCAGATCCCGGGATAATGTTTAAGCTCTCTCCACCAGCGATTACTTTAGTAAGTTTTGCAGAATATGCTTCAAACGGTGATAGATAAATAGATTTGACCAACTGATGCAGACCGACAATCACGTCTAGCGCATTTTTGCCTTGGTGCGGCCTTGCACCATGTGCATCTTCACCGAGAACTTTACCTTCAAGGAAGATAGCAGCTCCGTGATGAATAGAGGCTGAAACTCGTCCCATTGGCAGCTCTTCAATTGGTCGAAGGTGGATACCGAATAGGTGGCTAACGTTTTCGATCGCTCCTCTTTCAATCATCGCAATCGAACCGTTCCCTTTTTCTTCAGCCGGCTGAAAAATAAAACGCAGCCTTTTACTGAGACGCTTATCCTTCAAGTAAAGTAGTGCTCCAAGCACCATAGAGATAATGGCATCGTGGCCACAGGAGTGATTCCCCTGCCAAACTCCGTTCACCTCCTGCCATAAAGCGTCTATTTCCGCT
This genomic stretch from Neobacillus niacini harbors:
- a CDS encoding amidohydrolase, which encodes MLTENFERQILTWFEHFHAHPEVSWKEVKTTQAIADILDNLGVEYRRFSDVTGLIAEIGEGEEVVAVRAEIDALWQEVNGVWQGNHSCGHDAIISMVLGALLYLKDKRLSKRLRFIFQPAEEKGNGSIAMIERGAIENVSHLFGIHLRPIEELPMGRVSASIHHGAAIFLEGKVLGEDAHGARPHQGKNALDVIVGLHQLVKSIYLSPFEAYSAKLTKVIAGGESLNIIPGSAEFAIDVRAQKNEVLGKLKDQIDHGINCLKDLYGVEIEWKWSDFTPGAEVSADAEAIAEEAILNVAGREVLAPPVITSGSDDFHFYTIKNPELKATMIGVGADLQPGLHHPKMSFNRSSLDIGARILAETLLRA